Within the Verrucomicrobiia bacterium genome, the region GACATCACTCTGGCGTTATTTAAGCATGGTTTCCAACACCGGGTCCATAACCTCTGCCCACAGGCGATAGCCTGCGGCAGAAAGGTGTAATTTGTCCGCGGTGTAAAATTTCAGCTCCAGTTCCCGATCCGGCCGAAGTAGCCGCTCGCTGATTTCCAGGAAGACCACCCGCCGACCGTCGGCGAACTCCTTCAGCGCGGCGTTGATGGTGTCCACGCGCCGGCGCGTGCCGCCGTCACCCTTGTCGAAGAAATGCCAGTTGGAAACCAGCAGAATCTTGGCGTCGGGCGCTTTGGCCTGAATTGCCGCCACCACCGCCTTGATCCCTTTCACGGTATCGTCAGCGCCAAAGCCGGGCCAGAGGTTGTTCACCCCGACGGACAGCATCACAACTTTCGGGTTCAGTCCGTCCAGAATCCCTTTCTCGATGCGATAGAGCAATTGTGGGGTGCCATCGCCGCCCACCCCATAATTGACCGCCCCCAGTTTGGCATAGTGTTCTTTCCAACGCGGCTGCTCGCTCCAACCCTGAACCAATGAATCGCCAAGAAAGATAAGGGGGGCAGGACCTTCCTTGGCACGTTGGAGCTGGCCGTCAAGCACCTGCCGCCAGGCTTGGGGATAATCGGGCCAGAAACCTTCCGCCGGGTCGCAGGAGTGTCTGGGTTTGGGCGGGCCTTGCGGCTTGGGCCGTGGGACGGCCTGGGGTTTGGCGTCCGCGCCGGGATCGGTGCCGTCCAGGCTCACATCATCGAGCCAGACCACACCCGGGCCTTGCAGCATCAACACCACAGCAGCGCGGACGGCGTTGGTGGGCAATACAACTTCACCCTCGGCTTTGCGCCAATCGAAGCCGGTGAGGGCGTTGCCCACCACTTTGAAATCAATCCCCTTCCAGTCGGCGGTGAAGCTTTGCAGCGCCAGCATGGCGTTGGCACCGCCGTCGGCGCGAACCCAGCCGGAGAGTCGGAGGCGCTCGCCGCCTTGAACCGCAAAGAATTGGGACACTTGGGCTTGCGCCGCCCCCTCCACCGCTGCAAGGGCCAGCGAGGCGGGCGCGGAATGGAAGGTGGCCGTGTCACGCGAGACTTTGATCTTGCCCTGGCTGACAAACTCGCTGGTCCAGTGCTCGGGCTTGTCCAAGCCATCAGTCATGGATGGGTTGCGGAGGGCGATCTTGGTCAGGCCGGCTGTTTTTTCGGGCACGGGTTGGTTGATCGGCGCGGGCATGGCGGGCGCGCCGGCCAGGGGCAGCGCAAGCAAGGTCCGCAGGGTGCCTCCAGCGAGCATGTCCCAGAACTTCGGCGCGAAAAGCGGACGCTCGGGCGCGTCAGGTGCCACGCGCAGGAGAATCTCCTCATCCACAGCGAAGCCGCCTTCAGCTTTGAGTCCGGCTGGCACGTAATGCGCGGCGCTGCCGATGGGCTGGTTCCAAGTGCTGGGGCTGGCGGATGGCCAGAGCCAGGGATCACGGCGCGGTGCGGCGGTGGCGCCAGACTGCGCGCACAACCCACCCACAGCCAGGGCCAGGGCCAAACCCGCAAAAAACCAGTGCAACCGTTGGCACGATTTCATTTTCATTGTGCTTGGCGCGCCCGGCAGGAAGGAAAATCGCAGCGACAATTCCCCCTTCGCATTTCTCTTGGGCAACGTCATGGCCCATTCCCGCCCACCCGCCCCACTACGCCCGCTTCACGGAGTCAGATACTCGGTCATAAACCGGCCCAGCACCGCCTCCCCGCGGGCGTTGGCATGGACGGGATCGCGCTTGTACCAATCCAGCGGCTTGCCGCTGGCGCGCACATACTCCCCCCAAAGAAGCTGCAAATCAAGAAATCCCGCCTTCTCCTCCCGCGCCAGCGCGGCCAGCCGCACGTGCCAGGCCTTGGGCGTATCGGCGCGCTCGGCGGCCCATTTGGCGTCATCGGTGGGGTCCGCCGCGCCAAACGGCCCCGTGCAAAGCAGCACGTCCACAGGCCGCGTGACCCGAATTTCCCGGATGACTGCGCGCACAGCCTCGAGATCCTGGTTGTGACTGATGCCGCCAATGATGAGCAAATCGGGCTGCAAGGGCGCAACGTGCCGGCTCACCCGGCCCTGTTGCGCATACCACCAGCAGCCCTTGCCCCCGGCGACCACGGCGGTGAGTTCCAACCGCGTGTGCGGCATGCGCGCCTGCAGGCTCTCGCCAAAGCGGGAACGCCAAGTATCATTTACAATGCTGTCGCCCAGCATAACCACCCGCCAGACACCGCCGGTCTCCGCCAGACGGGCACGGCTCAGCGGCAACGCGTCCCAACGATCAGGGGGCGGGGTGTATTGCACCGGCGGAATTTCAGCGCGTGCGGCCGCCACCTCCGCCTCGCCGCGCTCAGGCTGCACGTTGAAATATACGATTTCCTGGCCTTCCTTGACCTGCCAGCTTTTACGTGCATCGGCGCGGGCCATCTGCTGCGCTTCGTCCATCACGGCCACACCGTCCACATGAATGGCATTGCGGCGAAGCTGCGTGTGCCGGGCCGGGGGCGCGATGCGAATACCCCGCGGCCCGTCGTAAATATGCGTGCCCTCGATCAGATTCCAATCCTTCAGCGGCGCGGTGGCGGGCAGACCCGTGATTTTGGCGCGGGCAGGCGGCAAATCCACAGCCGCGCGCTGGGCCGGATCCATTCCCTGCAGCCAGCCCGGCTGAATGTGAAAACTCGGGCCGTAGCGGAAGCCGGTAATCTCACAGAAACGCACACTGTTGCCAAAAACCAGCGGTCCCAAAAGGCTGATGTTGCCGCGCTCCATGAGCCGCACGCCGATCAACTCACAAAAGGCCACCGGCGAAGGCGTGGTGTTTTGCCAGGCCCACAAATAAAACCCTCCGCCCCGCCGCTGGGCATGGCCGTCCACCACGTGCCCGAAGTTGTTGCCCCAGAAGCCGGTCCAGTTCGCCGTGTTTTCCTCCTCGTTATCAATCCACAACGTCTCGGCGTAGGCCTTGCCGGTCATGATGTAGGTCGTGGCCTCCGGCAACACCTCCCACGGCGGCTCGAGATAGAGCGTGTTCACCGAATTGCTCACCACGCGGCGGTACTGGCCCAGGCCGGGGCCGTCCAGCACGAGTACATATTCGCCGCCCAGCTTTTTGCCCTCGAAGGGCGCGCCCGCCACCGTCAGGCTCGCGCGGTCTGCGCGCGCCACCGGCCCATGCCACGTGGCCTCCCCGGCCTCATACATGTTCTCGCCGGAATTGTGCCGGCGGGGAATATTGTTGCGCCAGCGGTTGCCCAACAGGATCGAGTGGTAACCGCTGGTGAAGCCGGTCTGGCTGACCCAGTTGCGGTCGCCGTCCTCAAGGGTGTTGTGCTCGATGATGGAATGCACAAAAGCGCGGATGAACAGGTTGTTGGCCTGCCCGTGCTGGATATTGCGGATCGTGTTGCCGCTGACCAGCGCCTGCTCATGCGGGCCATGTACCAGAAACACCCCGCCCTGCGCCGATTCGATCACCGAATCCTTGAGCACAAAACCGTAGGAGCCCCACTCCACCATGACGGCCGGCTCGGTCGAGTGCGTGGCACGCAGATGGCACCGCTCAATCCGGCAATGGCTGTGCGAGCCAAAGATAACCTGCAGCGTGCCCGGGCCGTCCACAAAACCAAGATCCGTCACCCGCGCATGATCCCGCAGCCAAAGCATCGCGCCCCGGTTGCCGCCCTCCTGCCGCGCGCGGAAATGCCCCGGCATGGCGCGGGCAATCTCTACCGGCACGTCCCAGCGCATGGGCCGCCCCTCCAGCACCACCAGCAGGCTGCTCTGCGGGCCGGCCCCCTGCAGCGTAACATTTGTGGGCACCCATAATGTTGCGCTGATGGCGTAAGCCCCCGGCGGCAGAAACACCGTGCCCCCGCCCGCAGCGCCGGCCTGCACCAGAGCGCGACGCAAGGCCGCAGTGTCATCGTGAAACCCGTCGCCGTGCGCGCCCATTTCGCGAACATTAAAGAAATTCGTCGCCGGTTTCACCGGCAGCGCCACCGCCAGCTTCACCGGCCCGCCCCAACCCGCCTCGCCGCCCGCGCCATTGTGAACGAACAAGTCATAGTCTCCAGGCGCCAGTTCGGAAGGCAGGCTCACCCGCACCTCGTAAAGCGGATGCTGGCCGCGCCGGAAATTCGTCAGGCGGACCACCTGCCCGTCGCTCCGTCGTTTCAAAGCCACCCACCGCGCATCCA harbors:
- a CDS encoding GDSL-type esterase/lipase family protein, which translates into the protein MKSCQRLHWFFAGLALALAVGGLCAQSGATAAPRRDPWLWPSASPSTWNQPIGSAAHYVPAGLKAEGGFAVDEEILLRVAPDAPERPLFAPKFWDMLAGGTLRTLLALPLAGAPAMPAPINQPVPEKTAGLTKIALRNPSMTDGLDKPEHWTSEFVSQGKIKVSRDTATFHSAPASLALAAVEGAAQAQVSQFFAVQGGERLRLSGWVRADGGANAMLALQSFTADWKGIDFKVVGNALTGFDWRKAEGEVVLPTNAVRAAVVLMLQGPGVVWLDDVSLDGTDPGADAKPQAVPRPKPQGPPKPRHSCDPAEGFWPDYPQAWRQVLDGQLQRAKEGPAPLIFLGDSLVQGWSEQPRWKEHYAKLGAVNYGVGGDGTPQLLYRIEKGILDGLNPKVVMLSVGVNNLWPGFGADDTVKGIKAVVAAIQAKAPDAKILLVSNWHFFDKGDGGTRRRVDTINAALKEFADGRRVVFLEISERLLRPDRELELKFYTADKLHLSAAGYRLWAEVMDPVLETMLK